One part of the Plasmodium yoelii strain 17X genome assembly, chromosome: 13 genome encodes these proteins:
- a CDS encoding S-adenosylmethionine-dependent methyltransferase, putative yields MVKLFLYAKRNYSLFLKRHLNKCIGTKRRVHTPSSITYNEQNGNNDINPKKRPWLIIKDNCVKNILNGFPWIYSKDVKNDNDLLLYSPCIVNIKNEFNENIGVGIYNKNSTIVSRILTMNVSEHINEEFFNNKIKKAYEKRLELFPNDNFFRVVNAESDFLPGIIIDKYNKLVSVQVNASGMDVMLHIILKSIENVLNPDTIILKNDSQIRKLEKLSLTKLVYKGLYKPPIEIRENGLTFFTDILKGQKTGWYFDQRDNRSMLISYCKDKNVLDLFSYVGGFGITLAYYGANEVTCVDSSYLAIENGVKSAQYNNVLNKINFVHACVKKFLNVSLHIKLEAPYNRNDNIPLLEKSDEQTDEWLDIELKEQNDNNMIAMEKKEHDKKNTFFSDIQNIYIYEKSKDNRIDLDDIEKLLIKNNNYDFFKKKYDVILIDPPPLARNNYLLPAALKIYQKLLYASFKIIQKPGYVFVSSCNKLIGYNELVLCIRRALNWAKCEGVIIGEGKISSDHPVHVSLPETKYLSSILLMIT; encoded by the coding sequence ATGGTGAAACTGTTTTTATATGCAAAGAGAAATTACAGTTTGTTTTTAAAACGACATTTGAATAAATGCATAGGAACAAAGAGAAGGGTACATACCCCAAGTTCAATTACATATAATGAGCAAAATGGCAACAATGACATAAACCCTAAAAAAAGACCATGGTTAATTATAAAAGATAACTgtgttaaaaatatattaaatggtTTTCCTTGGATATACTCAAAGGATGTAAAAAATGACAACgatttgttattatatagTCCCTGCATcgttaatataaaaaatgaatttaatgaaaatataggAGTAGGaatatacaataaaaattcaaCGATTGTGTCTAGAATATTAACTATGAATGTTAGCGAACATATAAATGaagaattttttaataataaaataaaaaaagcatATGAAAAAAGATTGGAATTGTTTCCAAAcgataatttttttagggTTGTTAATGCAGAAAGTGATTTTTTGCCAGGTATTATaatagataaatataataaattagtaTCTGTTCAGGTAAATGCAAGTGGAATGGATGTAATGTTACACATTATATTAAAGAGCATtgaaaatgttttaaatcCCGACacaattatattaaaaaatgatagtCAAATACGTAAACTTGAAAAATTGTCATTAACTAAATTAGTATATAAAGGCTTGTATAAACCACCAATTGAAATTAGAGAAAACggattaacattttttactgatatattaaaaggaCAAAAAACAGGATGGTATTTTGATCAAAGAGATAATCGTTCAATGCTTATTTCATATtgtaaagataaaaatgttttagaTTTATTCTCATATGTTGGAGGATTTGGAATTACTTTAGCTTATTATGGTGCTAATGAAGTAACATGTGTTGATTCTTCTTATTTGGCCATAGAAAATGGAGTGAAATCTGCTCAGTataataatgttttaaaCAAAATTAACTTTGTACATGCATGTGTTAAAAAATTCCTTAACGTATCTTTACACATAAAATTAGAGGCACCATATAATAGAAATGATAATATACCATTACTTGAAAAAAGCGATGAACAAACTGATGAATGGTTGGACATTGAATTGAAAGAACAAAATGATAACAATATGATAGCAATGGAAAAAAAGGaacatgataaaaaaaacacatttttttcggatatacaaaatatatatatatatgaaaaaagtaAAGATAATCGCATTGATCTCGAtgatatagaaaaattattaattaagaataataattatgatttttttaaaaaaaaatatgatgttATATTAATAGACCCTCCACCATTAGCACGTAATAACTATTTATTACCAGCGgctttaaaaatttatcaaaAGCTTTTGTATGcatcatttaaaataatacaaaagcCTGGTTATGTATTTGTATCAAGTTGTAACAAATTAATAGGTTACAATGAGTTAGTTTTATGTATAAGAAGAGCATTAAATTGGGCAAAATGTGAAGGGGTAATAATAGGGGAAGGAAAAATAAGTTCGGATCACCCTGTTCATGTTTCGTTACCTGAGACAAAGTATTTAAGCTCTATCCTTTTAATGATTACTTAa
- a CDS encoding zinc finger protein, putative produces the protein MYINRNPNINNNKRYDALKYEDETDTFVDDSKYINVSYHIRKLFSYCDADILRIENNLIIYNSIIDNIKKNGNRLIKTEIEKIIREKEENKNYCLKDEMKEEYKINNFDLKKVELDFKFIECSLCFELIKIVCIQECNHTYCFLCFYRLLYMQIKENNYENNDTTTTTTTTNNNNNNITGQNALNNVRNNNYINSRSYSYRDRSGNRNYDDSYHQNSRTNDTRRNIKNDKYNYAFDKEKMKCPFCKERNEYIFFCLNNFYTYFTYNNLLQTLLEPDEVDMLAGDDDNNNMNESEIAVKQLKLNGKFENNQINDKRESIDNINIEIDEQNTINKYSKDVCKEIEDIEEIEKLTSKNYNDTQKEQVNLLEKNKLKKIFSSDYDDIIILRNILKKDPKSNEDTIKNTKKSENMYLFNYYEKYIKRKKYKTKYILNGCANSLKRYAFFSKIFVDTEKKIFYEYYYIYTLSTLLTSYVCLLTPCIDYWVKVQEKKVEKFKLNNSNKINKYFEYLYIHNKKNILRKKNDSIYDKYHQHTKYAHRINEFESESTDHYFNVIDIFYKTCFTNLDNIANLKHLDKYCYHRLSDLCKHLSEHKKTYCDICVGNNDNNFLFEYNIFFKKYVKAHIEYGDQISENKYKIRHIYCHICSYYLYDFDTYMNHINKYHFFCKFCFNKKNPEIKGPEKNDIDDIVYYDQLHLHVYKDYDNLFAHYKKKHHPCLYEQCIFVVFDNKMDLCLHLAEKHEEKGSSKRNKIAFSIGGASYNEIRNNANNNRNNTYSYGNNNNAIQVNNEKTNSNIYENEEDNNREKIDINNYKCIYDFKKFSDSWYFEYFIEIKMINFVEYFKNKKTIFLQIIKTDLESIVNILDILKKKNRDFYISNEEIIDITKSVIDTDFGIEQKKNNFFIFKIFFDGIIEKIDYLLYNKEDLEKHYLNLFFNIIIYRSFILYYSFFFMHLSEKKTILGKITNNTSSSKTKKNANNSNDKKEKNDSIYNYNNNKSMVNLRHKFEEATKININELSKYGFLYLIFLFFKIENNVLENIYSNIKGIHILCNNTWKDIEAVNKRITLACDNDTNTMDGKNKNNDKSLISSGNKKSNNTTSMKCNNEKNNTNVKGKEKLSSLFDVINSKNNLMELENIYNLIKKCFKNKNPNNNIISHIYDQKWDICKKVSFDLLYCVEPHLNLVSFFYLFISNYLSVHQKDPCVNKFVNISNENKKYILKKIALDVDLTSLTTISKDLSNFVNARALEECLSTGPEYYRIRKDIEFILRNRNTNNIVNNSSNYNKFSNTYKGSEKYKNIEDQKGNSNLYDISLSLRNRFLNIIKSSKISELYYIYFYVSSIINTINTNKNSDINKNEDFPSLASNNCNDRTCNIPTTSRFSAVTSNNTNVRGNNNRNNNNSNLNDEDKNINSYKHKVENNKNKLLNSKNDVLNTEYPPLPKQKNDDDSFSFLISKNNKTKPKDSKPELSNKDIPLNWKKNESNTSKYKEKEEEKKKKKTNNTTADYTNTDLLSLSPNKNEKNKSEKNKSEKNKAEKTKADKNKAEKNSTSNYYKSFNIDEFPAPADVADQKKLLEQKKNSQKKKKKKKKNNDDNSDSKYFYSSDDNTFSNSKSSSKKKKNVTVPEGNITYTIKKNNKVKCCSMCTYENPYERKKCELCEHFL, from the exons atgtatataaaccgaaatccaaatattaataataacaaaaggTATGATGCTTTGAAATATGAAGATGAAACAGACACATTTGTAGATGATTCTAAATACATTAACGTTTCATATCATATAAGAAAATTATTTAGTTATTGTGATGCAGATATATTAAgaattgaaaataatttaattatatataatagtataattgataatataaaaaaaaatggaaataggTTAATAAAAACAGAAatcgaaaaaataatacgagaaaaagaggaaaataaaaattattgtttAAAAGATGAAATGAAAGAAgaatacaaaattaataatttcgatttaaaaaaagtagAACTcgattttaaatttattgaaTGTAGTTTATGTTTTGAATTGattaaaattgtatgtaTTCAAGAATGTAATCATACATATTGTTTCTTATGTTTTTATCGATTgttatatatgcaaattaaagaaaataattatgaaaataatgacactactactactactactactactaataataataataataatataacagGACAAAATGCTCTAAATAATGTTaggaataataattatattaattcaaGAAGTTATTCCTATAGGGATAGGAGTGGAAACCGAAATTATGATGACTCTTATCATCAAAATAGCAGAACAAATGATACAAGgaggaatataaaaaatgacaaatataattatgcatttgataaagaaaaaatgaaatgcCCTTTTTGTAAAGAAcgaaatgaatatatatttttttgtctaaataatttttatacatattttacgTACAATAATTTGCTTCAAACCTTGTTAGAACCAGATGAAGTAGATATGCTAGCGGGAGATgatgacaataataatatgaacgAATCTGAAATAGCGGTAAAACAACTTAAATTGAATggaaaatttgaaaataatcaaataaatgataaaaggGAATCAATAGATAATATAAACATTGAAATAGACGAACAAAAtactataaataaatatagtaaAGATGTATGTAAAGAAATTGAAGATATTGaagaaatagaaaaattaacatcaaaaaattataatgatacACAAAAAGAGCAAGTCAatttattagaaaaaaataaattaaaaaaaatattttcatcagATTATgatgatattattattttaagaaatatattaaaaaaagatcCTAAATCAAATGAAgatacaataaaaaatacaaaaaaaagtgaaaatatgtatttatttaattattatgaaaaatatataaaaaggaaaaaatataaaacaaaatatattcttAATGGATGTGCTAATTCATTAAAACGATATGCATTTTTCTCAAAAATATTTGTAGacacagaaaaaaaaatattttatgaatattattatatatataccttATCAACACTTTTAACAAGTTATGTGTGTTTGTTAACTCCTTGTATTGATTATTGGGTAAAAGTTCAAGAAAAGAAAGtcgaaaaatttaaattaaataatagtaataaaataaataaatattttgaatatttatatatacataataaaaaaaatatattacgtaaaaaaaatgattcgatatatgataaatatcATCAACATACTAAATATGCTCATCGTATAAATGAGTTTGAATCAGAATCAACAGATCATTATTTTAAtgttatagatatattttataaaacatgttttacaaatttagataatatagcaaatttaaaacatttagataaatattgtTACCACAGATTAAGTGATTTATGTAAACATTTATCAgaacataaaaaaacatattgtGATATATGTGTAggaaataatgataataatttcttatttgaatacaatattttttttaaaaaatatgttaaagcCCATATTGAATATGGAGATCAAATTtcagaaaataaatataaaataagacATATTTATTGTCATATATgttcttattatttatacgattttgatacatatatgaatcatataaataaatatcatttcTTTTGTAAATTctgttttaataaaaaaaatcctGAAATTAAAGGAccagaaaaaaatgatattgaTGATATTGTCTATTATGATCAGCTTCATCTTCAC gTTTATAAGGATTACGATAATTTATTTGCacactataaaaaaaaacatcacCCTTGTTTGTACGAACAATGTATATTTGTCGTTTTTGATAACAAAATGGATTTGTGTCTTCATTTAGCAGAAAAACATGAAGAAAAGGGAAGTAGCAAACGAAACAAAATAGCCTTTTCTATAGGTGGGGCATCTTATAATGAAATACGAAATAATGCAAACAATAATAGAAACAATACATATAGTTATGGAAATAACAATAATGCTATTCAggtaaataatgaaaaaacaaattcgaatatatatgaaaatgaagaagataATAACAGAGAAAAAATcgatataaataactataaatgtatttatgattttaaaaaattttctgATTCTTggtattttgaatattttattgaaataaaaatgataaattttgtagaatattttaaaaataagaaaacaatttttttacaaattataaaaacagATTTAGAATCTAttgtaaatattttagacattctaaaaaaaaaaaatagagatttttatatatcaaatgaagaaataatTGATATAACAAAAAGTGTTATAGATACAGATTTTGGAatagaacaaaaaaaaaataatttttttatttttaaaatattttttgatggcataatagaaaaaattgattatttattatataataaagaagATTTAGAaaaacattatttaaatttattttttaatattattatatatagatcttttatactatattattcatttttttttatgcacttaagtgaaaaaaaaacaatactAGGGAAAATTACTAACAACACAAGTAGTAGCAAAACTAAGAAAAATGCTAACAATTCAAATGataagaaagaaaaaaatgattctatatataattataataataataaaagtatgGTTAATTTACGACATAAATTTGAAGAAGCtacaaaaattaatattaatgaattaAGTAAATATgggtttttatatttaatctttttgttttttaaaattgaaaataatgtATTAGAAAACATATACAGTAATATAAAGGGCATACATATCTTATGTAATAATACATGGAAAGATATCGAAGCTGTTAATAAACGAATTACATTAGCATGTGACAATGATACTAATACCATGGatgggaaaaataaaaataatgataagtCATTAATTAGTAGTGGAAATAAAAAGAGTAACAATACCACATCAATGAAAtgtaataatgaaaaaaataatactaatgtaAAAGGAAAGGAAAAATTGAGTTCCCTTTTTGATGTTATAAATTCTAAAAATAATCTAATGGAActtgaaaatatttataatttaataaaaaaatgttttaaaaataaaaatccaaataataatataataagcCATATTTATGATCAAAAATGGGATATTTGCAAAAAAGTTTCTTTTGATTTGTTATATTGTGTAGAACCACATTTAAATTtagtttcttttttttatttatttataagtaATTATTTATCAGTACATCAGAAAGACCCATGtgttaataaatttgtaaatatatctaacgaaaataaaaaatatatactaaaaaaaattgcacTTGATGTAGATTTAACATCCTTAACTACTATATCAAAAGATCTTAGCAATTTTGTAAATGCGCGAGCATTAGAAGAATGCTTATCAACAGGACCAGAATATTACCGAATCCGAAAAGATATAGAATTTATATTAAGGAATAggaatacaaataatattgtAAACAATAGTAGTAactataataaattttcaaaCACATATAAAGGATcagaaaaatacaaaaatatagaaGATCAAAAAGGAAATTCaaatttatatgatatatcattatCTTTAAGAAAtcgttttttaaatattattaaaagttCAAAAATTAGCGaactatattacatatatttttatgtttcttccattattaatacaataaatacaaataaaaatagtgatataaataaaaatgaagatttTCCATCTCTAGCCTCTAATAATTGTAATGATCGAACTTGTAATATTCCTACTACATCTCGTTTTAGTGCAGTCACCTcaaataatacaaatgtcaggggaaataataatagaaataataataattccaatttaaatgatgaagataaaaatattaattctTATAAGCATAAGgttgaaaataataagaataaaTTATTGAACTCAAAAAATGATGTCCTTAATACAGAATACCCCCCTTTgccaaaacaaaaaaatgatgacgatagtttctcttttttaataagcaaaaataataaaacaaaaccTAAGGATAGTAAACCTGAACTTTCAAATAAAGATATCCCATTgaattggaaaaaaaacgAATCGAATACTTCAAAATATAAGGAAAAAgaggaagaaaaaaaaaaaaaaaaaactaataatACAACCGCAGATTATACCAACACAGACTTACTGTCTTTAAGccctaataaaaatgaaaaaaataaaagtgaaaaaaataaatctgaaaaaaataaagctgAAAAAACTAAAGCTGATAAAAATAAGGCTGAAAAAAATTCTACTtccaattattataaatcGTTTAATATAGACGAATTTCCAGCTCCAGCTGATGTCGCTGATCAAAAGAAATTACtcgaacaaaaaaaaaatagccaaaaaaaaaaaaaaaaaaaaaaaaaaaataatgatgataatagcGACAGTAAATACTTTTATTCAAGTGATGATAACACATTTAGTAATAGTAAATCAtcatcgaaaaaaaaaaaaaatgttactGTACCTGAAGGTAATATTACTTAtaccataaaaaaaaacaataaagtCAAATGTTGTAGTATGTGTACTTATGAAAACCCATATGAAAGGAAAAAATGTGAGTTATGTgaacattttttatga